The nucleotide sequence CCTCCTGGCGGCCCGGCAGGAATCGGTCCGCTTCCAGCCCCTGCCCCGCTTCCCAGCGGTGCAGCGGGACGTATCGGTGGTGGTGCCCGAGGACCTGCCCGTAGCCCGCATCCAGGAGGTCATCACGGCGGCAGGGGGCAGCCTGCTGGAGCACGTAAGTGTATTCGATGAGTACCGGGGCAGCCAGGTGCCCGACGGCTGCCGCAGCCTGGCTTTTGCCTTGACCTATCGCTCCCGGGAGCGGACCTTGACCGACGCCGAGGTGGATCAGGTCCACGAAGGCGTGCGGGAGGCGTTGGTCCAACAGCTGGGAGCCGCCCTGCGGTAGAAGGGAGAGGGGGCGCGGGACCGATGACCGTGGCAGGCGACCGGTCCGACCAAGGCATCCGGGTGGAGGTGCGCATCCTGGGCGACACCTATGCCATCCGGTCCCACCATGCCAGCGCCGAGGAAGTGCAGCGGGTGGCCGACCGGGTGGACATCCGCATGCAGGAATTGCGCCGGCGC is from Sphingobacteriaceae bacterium and encodes:
- a CDS encoding cell division protein ZapA; translated protein: MTVAGDRSDQGIRVEVRILGDTYAIRSHHASAEEVQRVADRVDIRMQELRRRYPNVSIYRLAILTALNLADELTRLQAQHEQLTASLQERIRELEQQLRERQPD